One genomic window of Pseudomonas chlororaphis subsp. piscium includes the following:
- a CDS encoding PepSY-associated TM helix domain-containing protein produces MKSKTIRRWSFIHTWTSLICTVFLLMLALTGLPLIFHHEIDHLLGDAPQLREMPAGTPQLDLQQLVRAAEAHRPGEVMQYFGWDEEDPNGVLTIMARTAGTEPNSSHTFMLDARTGEAVETPSANGGLMMFILRLHVDLFAGLPGKLLLAFMGLLFVLAIVSGVVLYLPFMRRLEFATVRQDKSTRLRWLDLHNLIGVVTLTWVLVVGVTGVISACADLLIAAWRNDSLSAMIEPYREAPPLTQLAPASRLLEIAKEVAPGMQPDFIAFPGTRFSSEHHYAVFMKGSTHLTSHLLTPVLIDASTLEVTAVAERPWYMDAMGMSQPLHFGDYGGMPMKILWATLDVLTIIVLGSGLYLWTVRRRAARPALGEPAAVAP; encoded by the coding sequence ATGAAAAGCAAAACCATCCGCCGCTGGTCCTTTATCCACACCTGGACCAGCCTGATCTGCACGGTGTTCCTGCTGATGCTGGCGCTGACCGGCCTGCCGCTGATCTTTCACCACGAGATCGATCACCTGCTGGGCGACGCGCCGCAACTGCGGGAAATGCCCGCCGGCACCCCGCAGCTGGACCTGCAGCAGCTGGTACGCGCCGCCGAGGCCCATCGCCCGGGCGAGGTCATGCAGTATTTCGGCTGGGACGAGGAAGACCCCAACGGCGTGCTCACCATCATGGCCAGGACCGCCGGCACCGAGCCCAATTCGTCCCACACCTTCATGCTCGACGCCCGCACCGGCGAAGCGGTGGAAACGCCCTCGGCCAACGGCGGGCTGATGATGTTCATCCTGCGCCTGCACGTGGACCTGTTCGCCGGGCTGCCGGGCAAGCTGCTGCTGGCGTTCATGGGGCTGCTGTTCGTGCTGGCGATCGTCTCCGGCGTGGTGCTGTACCTGCCGTTCATGCGCCGGCTGGAATTCGCCACGGTGCGCCAGGACAAATCCACCCGCCTGCGCTGGCTGGACCTGCATAACCTGATCGGCGTGGTGACCCTGACCTGGGTCCTGGTGGTCGGTGTCACCGGGGTGATCAGCGCCTGCGCCGACCTGTTGATCGCCGCCTGGCGCAACGACAGCCTCAGCGCCATGATCGAGCCGTACCGCGAGGCGCCGCCACTGACCCAGCTGGCCCCGGCCAGCCGCCTGCTGGAGATCGCCAAGGAGGTGGCGCCGGGCATGCAGCCGGACTTCATCGCCTTCCCCGGCACGCGCTTTTCCAGTGAGCATCACTATGCGGTGTTCATGAAGGGCAGCACCCACCTGACCTCGCACCTGCTGACCCCGGTGCTGATCGACGCCAGCACCCTGGAGGTCACGGCGGTGGCCGAACGCCCCTGGTACATGGACGCCATGGGCATGTCGCAACCGCTGCACTTCGGCGACTACGGCGGCATGCCGATGAAGATCCTCTGGGCGACCCTGGATGTGCTGACCATCATCGTCCTGGGCAGCGGCCTGTACCTGTGGACAGTCCGGCGCCGCGCGGCCAGGCCGGCCTTGGGCGAGCCCGCCGCGGTGGCGCCATGA
- a CDS encoding TonB-dependent siderophore receptor, whose product MSRSLDTLLRPSLLAVAIALCAPLASTPLIAAEQASGVRAYNLPAAPLASTLNQIASQAGLALSLNPSLAAGKTSAPVKGQFDATDALREALRGTGLQLEQSSAGTYSLVAIPDGVVALPETSITGQQAYESAWGPVDGYLATRTAAGTKTDTSLVEAPRSISVATRQQMEDRNVQNLDDAVRYMPGIVSASYGSDTRYDWMRVRGFEPTQFLDGLPLPRGVYANPKAETWNLDRLALLRGPASSVYGQTPPGGLLDMVSRRPSAESSNAIQLQYGSDNYRQINFASTGKIDDEGQFLYGLSGVVRDAGTQVDHIDNKRYNIAPSLTWNIDTDTRLTLLSQFTRDDTGATSQFMPIQGTKIKSPLGDVSHHKNLGDPDYEFYDRTYYALGYAFEHRFNDVWQFRQNLRYTKSELSFQQLTVGSYAYSPADAAGNISRTSTNVDEDISQFAVDNNFQADFATGDITHTLLLGLDHQRTDTSYLSIYGDGGTTNIFNPVYGKPIVRPARSSAYYDYNQKTVQTGLYAQDQMALDQWRLTLGGREDWVHQGTTYFNKNDVTNTDRSKNFSGNAALSYVFDSGLVPYLSYAESFQPASNASVSPTESYKPTEGKQWELGIKYQPPGSNTLLSAAVYDLTQKNVLVTSIGAGGESVTNQTGEVKVKGLELEAVSDVTDNLKVIAAYTLAKSEVQKGIYKGNRLQLMPNQQASLWTDYTWHSGVLDGFGIGAGARYTGNTYGDQANTWLGKANAYTVFDAAVHYDLGRLDSSLKGASLKLNATNLFDKDYLSTCDGSYCYFGDQRSVVASATYQW is encoded by the coding sequence ATGTCCCGCTCGCTAGACACCCTGTTGCGCCCCAGCCTGTTGGCCGTGGCCATTGCCCTCTGCGCCCCGCTGGCCAGCACCCCGCTGATCGCCGCCGAACAGGCGTCCGGCGTGCGCGCCTACAACCTGCCGGCCGCGCCCCTGGCCAGCACCCTGAACCAGATCGCCAGCCAGGCCGGCCTGGCCCTGAGCCTCAACCCGAGCCTGGCCGCCGGCAAGACCTCGGCCCCGGTCAAGGGCCAGTTCGATGCCACCGACGCCCTGCGCGAAGCCCTGCGCGGCACCGGCCTGCAACTGGAACAAAGCAGCGCCGGCACCTACAGCCTGGTGGCGATTCCCGACGGTGTGGTGGCCTTGCCGGAAACCAGCATTACTGGCCAGCAGGCTTATGAGAGTGCCTGGGGGCCGGTGGACGGTTACCTCGCCACGCGCACCGCCGCCGGCACCAAGACCGACACCTCGCTGGTTGAAGCGCCGCGTTCGATTTCCGTCGCCACCCGCCAGCAGATGGAAGACCGCAACGTGCAGAATCTCGATGATGCCGTGCGTTACATGCCCGGTATTGTGTCCGCCAGCTACGGCAGCGACACCCGCTATGACTGGATGCGCGTGCGCGGCTTCGAGCCCACTCAATTCCTCGACGGCCTGCCACTGCCCCGCGGCGTGTATGCCAACCCAAAAGCCGAAACCTGGAACCTCGACCGCCTTGCCCTGCTGCGCGGCCCGGCCTCGTCGGTCTACGGCCAGACCCCGCCGGGCGGCCTGCTGGACATGGTCAGCAGGCGCCCCAGCGCTGAATCGAGCAATGCCATTCAGCTGCAGTACGGCAGTGACAACTACCGCCAGATCAACTTCGCCAGCACCGGCAAGATCGACGATGAAGGCCAGTTCCTCTACGGCCTCAGCGGCGTCGTGCGGGATGCCGGCACGCAGGTCGACCACATCGACAACAAGCGCTACAACATCGCCCCCAGCCTGACCTGGAACATCGACACCGATACCAGGCTGACCCTGCTCTCGCAGTTCACCCGTGACGACACCGGCGCGACCAGCCAGTTCATGCCGATCCAGGGCACCAAGATCAAATCGCCGCTGGGCGACGTCTCCCATCACAAGAACCTCGGCGACCCGGACTACGAGTTCTACGACCGCACCTACTACGCCCTGGGCTACGCCTTCGAGCACCGCTTCAACGATGTCTGGCAGTTCCGCCAGAACCTGCGCTACACCAAATCGGAGCTGTCCTTCCAGCAACTGACCGTGGGTTCCTACGCCTACTCCCCGGCCGATGCGGCAGGCAATATCAGCCGTACCTCGACCAACGTGGACGAGGACATCAGCCAGTTCGCGGTCGACAACAACTTCCAGGCCGACTTCGCCACCGGCGACATCACCCACACCCTGCTGCTGGGCCTGGATCACCAACGCACCGACACTTCCTATCTGTCGATTTACGGTGACGGCGGGACCACCAACATTTTCAACCCGGTCTATGGCAAGCCGATCGTACGGCCGGCGCGCTCCAGCGCTTACTACGACTACAACCAGAAAACCGTGCAGACCGGCCTCTATGCGCAAGACCAGATGGCCCTGGACCAATGGCGCCTGACCCTGGGCGGTCGTGAAGACTGGGTGCACCAGGGCACCACTTACTTCAACAAGAACGACGTGACCAACACCGATCGCAGCAAGAACTTCAGTGGCAACGCGGCGCTGAGCTATGTGTTCGACTCGGGCCTGGTGCCGTACCTCTCCTACGCCGAATCCTTCCAGCCAGCCAGCAATGCCAGCGTCTCCCCCACCGAGTCGTATAAACCCACCGAGGGCAAGCAATGGGAGCTGGGCATCAAGTATCAGCCGCCTGGCTCGAACACCCTGCTGAGCGCAGCGGTCTACGACTTGACCCAGAAAAACGTGCTGGTGACCAGCATCGGTGCCGGTGGCGAGTCGGTGACCAACCAGACCGGCGAAGTGAAGGTCAAAGGCCTGGAGCTGGAAGCGGTGTCCGACGTGACCGACAACCTCAAGGTCATCGCCGCCTACACCCTGGCCAAGTCCGAGGTGCAAAAAGGCATCTATAAAGGCAACCGCCTGCAACTGATGCCAAACCAGCAAGCCTCGCTGTGGACCGACTACACCTGGCACAGCGGCGTGCTCGACGGTTTCGGCATTGGCGCCGGTGCCCGCTACACCGGCAACACCTATGGCGACCAGGCCAATACCTGGCTGGGCAAGGCCAATGCCTACACGGTGTTCGATGCCGCCGTGCATTACGACTTGGGCCGCCTGGACAGCAGCCTCAAAGGCGCGTCGCTGAAACTCAACGCCACCAACCTGTTCGACAAGGACTACCTGTCCACCTGCGATGGTTCCTACTGCTATTTCGGCGATCAACGCAGCGTGGTCGCCAGTGCCACCTACCAGTGGTAA
- a CDS encoding glutathione S-transferase, protein MSTPSMTLFHNPASPYVRKVMVLLHETGQLDRVALQASQLTPVNPDAALNQDNPLGKIPALRLADGNVLYDSRVILDYLDQQHVGNPLIPREGSARWRRLTLAALADGILDASVLIRYELALRAPEKHWEQWLDGQRDKIRRALAVLEADAIAALASHFDVAAISVACALGYLDFRHPDLQWRDAQPRLAAWYAEVSQRPSMLATQPPA, encoded by the coding sequence ATGTCCACCCCCAGCATGACGCTGTTCCACAACCCGGCATCACCTTACGTGCGCAAAGTCATGGTGCTGCTGCACGAGACCGGCCAACTGGACCGCGTGGCCCTGCAAGCCAGCCAGTTGACTCCGGTGAATCCGGACGCCGCCCTCAACCAGGACAACCCGCTGGGCAAGATTCCCGCCCTGCGCCTGGCCGACGGCAACGTGCTGTACGACAGCCGGGTGATCCTCGATTACCTCGACCAGCAGCACGTCGGCAACCCACTGATCCCCCGCGAAGGTTCGGCCCGCTGGCGGCGCCTGACCCTGGCGGCCCTGGCCGACGGGATCCTGGATGCCTCGGTGCTGATCCGTTACGAACTGGCCCTGCGCGCCCCCGAGAAACACTGGGAGCAGTGGCTCGATGGCCAGCGCGACAAGATCCGCCGCGCCCTGGCCGTGCTCGAGGCCGATGCGATCGCCGCACTGGCCAGCCACTTCGACGTGGCCGCCATCAGCGTCGCCTGCGCCCTGGGTTACCTCGACTTCCGCCACCCCGACCTGCAGTGGCGCGATGCCCAGCCCCGGCTGGCGGCCTGGTACGCCGAGGTCAGTCAACGCCCTTCGATGCTGGCGACCCAGCCGCCGGCTTGA
- the creD gene encoding cell envelope integrity protein CreD, whose translation MNRNLTMKLGAIALLILLLLIPLLMIDGLIQERQELRDGVLTDIARSSSYSQQLSGPLLVVPYRKVVRTWKTNEKTNKRYQEQGEERGQLYFLPELFELDGQVKTELRARGIYQARLFHANNRISGQFVLPEQLGIKEDFVDYKFEQPFLAVGISDIRGIEQALALDLNGQNLPFAPGTRIDWLGEGVHVNLPLLDGQRSTDLDFAFDLQLQGTGQLQVLPVGKTSKVRLRADWPHPSFIGNYLPAQREISDLGFAANWQTSFFSTNLESALINCLASGQCDEFKNRSFGVSFIDPVDQYLKSDRAIKYALLFIALTFAGFFLFEVLKSLAVHPVQYALVGVALAFFYLLLLSLSEHIGFALAYLLSAGACVTLIGFYVCHVLRSLGHGLSFAVGLAALYGLLYGLLSAEDYALLMGSLLLFGLLGVFMVLTRKLDWYGVGQVKPAQPLTFEAEVAHE comes from the coding sequence ATGAACCGCAATCTGACCATGAAGCTCGGGGCGATAGCCCTTTTGATCCTGTTGCTGCTGATCCCGCTGTTGATGATCGACGGGCTGATCCAGGAGCGCCAGGAGCTGCGCGACGGTGTGCTGACCGATATCGCCCGCAGCTCCAGCTACAGCCAGCAACTGAGCGGCCCGCTGCTGGTGGTGCCCTATCGCAAGGTGGTGCGCACCTGGAAAACCAACGAGAAGACCAACAAGCGTTACCAGGAGCAGGGTGAGGAGCGCGGGCAGCTGTATTTCCTACCGGAGCTTTTCGAGCTCGATGGCCAGGTGAAGACCGAATTGCGCGCCCGGGGGATCTACCAGGCCCGGCTGTTCCATGCCAACAACCGCATCAGTGGGCAGTTTGTGCTGCCCGAGCAATTGGGGATCAAGGAAGATTTCGTCGACTACAAGTTCGAGCAGCCGTTTCTCGCCGTGGGCATCAGCGACATTCGCGGCATCGAACAGGCGCTGGCCCTCGATCTGAACGGGCAGAACCTGCCTTTCGCGCCCGGCACCCGGATTGACTGGCTGGGGGAGGGGGTGCACGTCAACCTGCCGCTGCTGGACGGCCAGCGCAGCACCGACCTGGACTTCGCCTTCGACCTGCAACTGCAAGGCACCGGCCAGTTGCAGGTGCTGCCGGTGGGCAAGACCAGCAAGGTGCGCCTGCGCGCCGACTGGCCCCATCCGAGCTTTATCGGCAACTACCTGCCGGCCCAGCGTGAGATTTCCGACCTGGGTTTCGCCGCCAACTGGCAGACCTCGTTCTTCTCCACCAACCTGGAAAGCGCCTTGATCAATTGCCTGGCCAGCGGGCAGTGCGACGAGTTCAAGAACCGCTCCTTCGGCGTGAGTTTCATCGACCCGGTGGACCAGTACCTCAAGAGCGACCGGGCGATCAAATACGCGCTGCTGTTCATCGCCCTGACCTTTGCCGGCTTCTTCCTCTTCGAGGTGCTCAAGAGCCTGGCGGTGCACCCGGTGCAGTACGCCCTGGTGGGCGTGGCCCTGGCGTTCTTCTATCTGTTGCTGCTGTCGCTCTCGGAACACATCGGCTTCGCCCTGGCCTACTTGCTGTCGGCCGGTGCCTGCGTGACGCTGATCGGTTTCTACGTTTGCCATGTATTGCGCAGCCTGGGTCACGGCCTGAGTTTCGCCGTCGGCCTGGCCGCCCTGTATGGCCTATTGTACGGCTTGCTCAGCGCCGAGGATTACGCGCTGCTGATGGGCTCGCTGCTGCTGTTCGGCCTGCTGGGAGTGTTCATGGTGCTGACCCGCAAGCTCGACTGGTACGGCGTAGGCCAGGTCAAACCGGCCCAGCCGCTGACGTTCGAGGCGGAGGTGGCCCATGAGTAG
- the creC gene encoding two-component system sensor histidine kinase CreC gives MPLGIRIFLVYVLFVGLTGYFVLSTVMEEIRPGVRQSTEETLVDTANLLAEILRDDFKAGTLSENRWPELLKAYGERQPAATIWGLPKNQVNHRIYVTDAQGKVVLDSSGLAVGQDYSRWNDVYLTLRGQYGARSSRSVADDPNSSVMHVGAPIRDNGRIIGVVTVAKPNSSLQPYVDRTERRLLWYGAGLIGLGLLFGALLSWWLSAALRRLTGYAQAVSEGRRAELPHYRGGELEQLATAVEHMRTQLEGKAYVERYVHTLTHELKSPLAAIRGAAELLQSDMPGEQRARFVSNIDSESARMQHLIERLLNLAQVEQRHGLEERVAVPLAELANQVLDSQKARIEGKGLQVEQRIEPGLKLSGEAFLLRQALGNLLENALDFTPAGGVLRLSASRAGDQLRFSLFNQAEPIPDYALARLTERFYSLPRPDSGRKSTGLGLNFVEEVVQLHGGQMQIGNVEGGVEVTLQFPV, from the coding sequence ATGCCGTTGGGAATCCGGATTTTCCTGGTCTACGTCCTGTTCGTCGGCCTGACCGGCTATTTCGTGCTCAGTACGGTGATGGAGGAAATCCGCCCGGGCGTGCGCCAGTCCACCGAAGAAACCCTGGTGGACACCGCTAACCTGCTGGCGGAAATCCTCCGTGACGACTTCAAGGCCGGCACCCTCAGCGAGAACCGCTGGCCGGAACTGCTCAAGGCCTATGGCGAGCGGCAGCCGGCGGCGACCATCTGGGGTCTGCCGAAGAACCAGGTCAATCACCGCATCTACGTCACCGATGCCCAGGGCAAGGTGGTGCTGGACTCCAGCGGCCTGGCGGTCGGCCAGGATTATTCGCGCTGGAACGACGTGTACCTGACCCTGCGCGGCCAATACGGCGCGCGCTCCTCGCGCAGCGTGGCCGATGACCCGAACTCCTCGGTGATGCATGTCGGCGCGCCGATTCGCGACAACGGCCGGATCATCGGCGTGGTCACCGTGGCCAAGCCCAACAGTTCCCTGCAACCCTACGTCGACCGCACCGAGCGCCGCCTGCTGTGGTACGGCGCCGGCCTGATCGGCCTCGGCCTGCTGTTCGGCGCCTTGCTGTCCTGGTGGCTGAGCGCTGCCCTGCGCCGCCTGACCGGTTATGCCCAGGCGGTCAGCGAAGGTCGCCGCGCCGAGCTGCCGCACTACCGTGGCGGCGAGCTGGAGCAGCTGGCCACGGCGGTGGAGCACATGCGCACCCAGCTGGAGGGCAAGGCTTATGTCGAGCGTTACGTGCACACCCTGACCCACGAACTGAAAAGCCCGCTGGCGGCGATTCGCGGGGCGGCGGAGTTGTTGCAGAGCGATATGCCCGGTGAGCAGCGCGCACGTTTCGTCAGCAACATCGACAGCGAAAGCGCGCGCATGCAGCACTTGATCGAGCGCTTGCTGAACCTGGCGCAGGTCGAGCAGCGCCATGGCCTGGAAGAGCGGGTAGCGGTGCCGCTGGCGGAGCTGGCGAACCAGGTGCTGGACAGCCAGAAGGCGCGGATCGAGGGCAAGGGCTTGCAGGTCGAACAGCGTATCGAGCCGGGGCTGAAGCTGTCGGGCGAAGCGTTCCTGCTGCGTCAGGCCCTGGGCAACCTGCTGGAAAACGCCCTGGATTTCACCCCCGCCGGTGGCGTGTTGCGCTTGAGCGCCAGCAGAGCGGGCGACCAGTTGCGGTTCAGCCTGTTCAACCAGGCCGAGCCCATCCCGGACTACGCCCTGGCGCGCCTGACCGAACGTTTCTACTCCCTGCCACGGCCCGACAGCGGGCGCAAAAGCACCGGCCTGGGGCTGAACTTCGTCGAAGAGGTGGTGCAGCTGCATGGCGGCCAGATGCAGATCGGCAACGTGGAAGGCGGCGTTGAAGTGACGTTGCAGTTTCCAGTCTGA
- the creB gene encoding two-component system response regulator CreB produces the protein MPHILIVEDEAAIADTLIFALQGEGFSTTWLNLGQAALDYQRSTPADLLILDIGLPDISGFETCKQLRRFSEVPVMFLSARDGEIDRVVGLEIGADDYVVKPFSPREVAARVKAILKRMAPRASVEAPTSPFQVDTDKFQISYRGQPLSLTRHEFRLLHCLLEQPERVFSREQLLDALGVAADAGYERSIDSHIKSLRAKLRLVAADAEPIQTHRGLGYSYSPGHS, from the coding sequence ATGCCTCATATCCTGATTGTCGAAGACGAAGCGGCGATTGCCGATACGCTGATTTTTGCCCTGCAGGGTGAAGGTTTCAGCACCACCTGGCTGAATCTCGGGCAGGCGGCGCTGGACTATCAGCGCAGCACGCCGGCGGATCTGCTGATTCTCGACATCGGCCTGCCGGACATCAGCGGCTTCGAAACCTGCAAGCAGTTGCGGCGCTTCAGCGAGGTGCCGGTGATGTTCCTCAGTGCCCGGGACGGTGAAATCGACCGGGTGGTGGGCCTGGAAATCGGCGCCGACGATTATGTGGTCAAGCCCTTCAGCCCGCGCGAGGTCGCCGCAAGGGTCAAGGCCATCCTCAAGCGCATGGCGCCGCGGGCGTCGGTCGAGGCGCCGACTTCGCCGTTCCAGGTCGATACCGACAAGTTCCAGATCAGCTACCGCGGCCAGCCCCTAAGCCTGACCCGCCATGAATTCCGCCTGCTGCATTGCCTGCTGGAACAACCCGAGCGGGTGTTCAGCCGCGAGCAGTTGCTCGATGCCCTGGGGGTGGCGGCGGATGCCGGCTACGAGCGCAGCATCGACAGCCATATCAAGAGCCTGCGGGCCAAGCTGCGGCTGGTGGCGGCCGACGCCGAGCCGATCCAGACCCATCGCGGCCTGGGTTACAGCTACAGCCCGGGGCACAGCTGA
- a CDS encoding ATP-dependent zinc protease family protein, which produces MKSVLALLSLLALPVMAAEPTLYGRYEYIQLPEIGETLKAKMDTGALTASLSAKDIQTFTRDGEEWVRFRLATKDADGKVYEHKVARISKIKNRADEDEDKEEAQVAKRPVVDLEMCLGNVKRTVEVNLTDRSSFNYPLLIGAKALREFGAAVNPARRYTADKPDC; this is translated from the coding sequence GTGAAATCCGTCCTTGCACTCCTGTCCCTGCTGGCGCTGCCGGTCATGGCCGCCGAGCCGACCCTCTACGGGCGCTACGAATACATTCAACTGCCGGAAATCGGCGAAACCCTCAAGGCCAAGATGGACACTGGTGCCCTGACCGCCTCGCTGTCGGCCAAGGACATCCAGACCTTCACCCGCGATGGCGAGGAGTGGGTGCGCTTCCGCCTGGCGACCAAGGACGCCGACGGCAAGGTCTACGAACACAAGGTGGCGCGGATCAGCAAGATCAAGAACCGCGCCGATGAAGACGAAGACAAGGAAGAGGCCCAGGTGGCCAAGCGTCCGGTGGTCGACCTGGAAATGTGCCTGGGCAACGTCAAGCGCACCGTCGAGGTCAACCTGACCGACCGCAGCAGCTTCAACTACCCGCTGCTGATCGGCGCCAAGGCCCTGCGCGAGTTCGGCGCCGCGGTGAACCCGGCTCGGCGTTACACCGCCGATAAACCCGACTGCTGA